The DNA region GTCAAGATCATCGGCTGGCACTGGAACAACGACGGCTTCCGCCCCGGCTGGCGCACCGTGGTGCGCAACTGCTTCATGCGCTGCGCCGACGATTTCTTCTACAACTTCGCGCTCAAGGTGAGCGACTGCGTGCTGTGGCCCGGCCACAACGGCAGCATCATGACCTACGGCTGGCGCGACTACACCACCGGCGGCTCGGTGATGGAGGACATCGACATCATCAACCCGGAGTGGCTGACGCTGCAGAACAACAACGGACTGGTCATGAGCCAGACGCTGTACAGCTTCCGCCCCACGGGCGAGACGACCGTCTTCCGCAGCATCCGCATCGAAGGGAGCATCCCGGCGCTGTTCAACATCAAGGCCAACCGCCGCGAACCGGGCGAGTATCCGCCGGCGCTGGCGCCGGGCCAGGCGAAGCGTCTGGGCTACATCGGAGACATCCTGCTGGAGGACGTCACCGTCGACCATCAGTTCGGCCGGGGCGTGATCCAGGGGGGCCCCGGCGCGGTCGAGGGGACCGAAGCGGTATGGCCCGCCAAGAACATCGTGGTGCGCAACGTACGCATCGGCGGCGTTTGCCTGGATGATTCGACCAAGGACCGCTTCATCCAGATCGACCCTGCGACCACCGAGAACCTAGTGTTCGACGGCTGCAAACCAACCCAGCCGTAACCCAGGCGAGCCGCCGGCGTCAGCCGACGGAGGTTTCGCTTGTTCTACTCCGCCGCCTTACGCCGGCGGCTCGCCTGGGGTGGGATTGGCGGCCGTGATCAACGGCTGGACCGCCAGCCCCACCAGGAACACCGTGAGCGTGCCGACGACCATCGTCATGTGCACGTGCAGCGGGTAACGCCACGCGGCGGGCACCTCGATGAGCTGCGGCGCCGAGCACCACAACACCACCAGCACCCCCACCGCGGCCGCGATCGCCGCCGCGGCGTTCTTGACCCAGCGGGCGAACTGCCCCAGCAAGAACAGCCCCAAGATGCCCCCCGCGAAGACCCCGGAGAGCGCCCAGTACGCGTCCAGCACGCTCTCGGCGCGCATCAATAGCAACGCGATGGCGACGCCCAGCGCGCCCACCACCGCCGTGGCGCCGTACAGCACCGCCATCGACTCGCGCTCGCCGCAGCCGGGCCGCAGCATCCGCTGGTAGATATCGATTAGCACGACCGTGGCGGTGCTGTTCAACGAGGTGTCGATGCTGCTCATCGCCGCGGCGCAGATCGCGGCGATCAGCAGCCCCGTGGCGCCCGCGGGGAGCCCGTGCACGATGAAGTGCGGCAGCACGCTGTCGGCCACCTCGCTGTCCGACAGGCTTGCCGGGTCGACCGCCTCGCCGCCGGCGGCGCTACGCCGCTCGGCCACCTGCTGCTGGACGTCCGCCAGCATCTGGGGGTGGGTTTGGTAGTATGCAAACGACGCCGTGCCGATGGCGAAGAACAACGCACAGGTCGGCACGTAGAGCGACACCCCCAGCCACAGGCTGCGCTGCGCCGCCTGGGCGCTCCGCGCGGCGTGGTAGCGCTGCACGTAGCCCTGGTCGATGCCGAAGTTGCGGAGGTTCTCTACCAGGCCGTACAGCAGCGGGACCCAAAAGGTGGAGCGGACGAGGTCGAGGTCGAGGCTGCCGAGCGACGTTTTGTTCGCTTCCCGGGCGATCTGCAGCGTCTGGCCCGGCCCCTCCGGCATGCCCCCCAGCAGCAACCCGAACAGCACCAGCGCCCCCGCCAACAACACCACCGCCTGCACCACGTCGGTCCAGATGACCGCTTCGATGCCGCCGATGGCGGTGTAGACGGTCACCAGCACCCCCGCGGCGATGATCACGTAGTGCTGCGGCCAACCGGTCAGCGTTGAGAGCACCAGCGACATGCCGAACATCACCGCGCCGACCCGGGCGAGCTGCACCAGCAGGTAGCAGGCGACCCCGTAGGTGCGGGCCCAGAGGCCGAATTTTTCTTCCAGGTGCTCGTAGGCAGAGATCGACCGTCCGGCGCGGTAGAACGGGATAAAGTAGACCGTGGCCAGCAACGCCGCGACGGGGATGGCGAGCGTGAACGCAAACGCGTTCCAGTCTCCGCCGTACGCCTTGCCGGGGTAGAGCAGGAAGGTGTTGCTGGAGAGGTAGGTGCCGAAGATCGACAGGCCGATCGCCCACCCCGGCGCCCCGCCGCCGGCGGTCATGAAGCCGCTGGTGTTGCTGCTGCGGCGGGCAAACCAGCAACCAAACAGGAACACCCCGACCCCGTAGGCCGCGATGACAAACAAGTCGAGTGTGGGGAGCTTCACCGCTGCCTCGCGCTAGACGCGTGAACCGAACTGCTTGCAGTTTCTAGTCCAAGTCAGGCGTTCGGACCAGGAGCGATTTGCCGAAGCCCGGCGGCCCCATGGTTAAGGGCCCCATCGCTGGGAGCCCAGCCGGCGTTACGGCAAGCGCAACGCCTCGATGCTGTCCAGCTCCGGGTTGCCTCCGCGTCGGCCGGAGCCCGCCGCGACGAACAGCCGTCCGTCGAACGAGAGGATCCCCGTGCCGTGGCGACCGCGGGCGAACCGCGGCAGCGAGCGCCACTGGCCCGTCTGGGTGTCGAAGGCCTCGACCTCGTCGTGGGCCAGCGGGCGGCCCGATTCGCCCCCGGCCACGATCAGCAGGTCGCCGACGGAAGTCGCGAAGCTCCCCCCGCGCGGCGTGGGGATGCGGGTGGGGGTCGACCACTTGCCGGTCTCAAAATCGTAGCGGTCGACGTCGTCGATCGTCAGCTCGAACACCTTGCCGGTGTCCTTGCTGGTGGTCCGCCCCCCCGCGGCCCACAGCGCGCCGCCGGCCACCGCGGCGTGGAAGTGGTCGCGGGCGTGCGGCGCGTCGGGGAGCCGCGTCCACTTGCCGGTCTTGAGGTCGTAGCGGTCGAACCAGGGGATGAAGCCCCCGTTGTGCCCGTCAACGATCCCCCCCACCAGGTACAGGCCGCCGTCGTGCAGCACGGCGCCCGCGGCGCCGCGGCGGCGGTCGGCGGGGATCTCGGGGCCCTGGCGCCAGCGGTCTTGCTTGGGGTCGTAGATCAGCACGTTGGCCAGCGGCTTCTCGTTGGGGTACGGGCCCGTCATGCCGCCGGCGATCCAGACCTCGCCGTCCACGGCCGCCGCCTGGAAGTGGTGCACCTCCACCGGCGGGATGGCGCCCTCGGTCCAGGCGTTCACCACCGGGTCGTAGATGCCGATCGACTGCTGGCGTCTCCCCCCCAGCAGGTAGAACTTGCCGCCGCACTCCACGAAGCCGCACTCGTGCCGCTTGTCGGGGACGCCGCGCGGGTCGAGCGTCTGCCACGCCGACTCCGCTGCTTGGTCTTTCACCGGGGCCGATCCCGCGGGCTGGGCCGCCGGGGCCTCGAGCCCGACCGCCGCGGCGAGCTCGGCCGGGAACCGGCGGATCGGGCGGACCCGGATGCGGCGGTACTCGATCTCGGCCGCTTCGGATTGGATCTGGATCTTGCCTTTGGTGAGCGGCTCGAATCCGTCGCCCTTCTTCTGGCGGGTGTTCTCCAGCAGCATCACCGGGACGCCGTTCACGACGTGGATCGCCTTGTCGCCGACCGTGTAGACCTCGACCCGGTTCCACTCACCGTCTGGCCGCTCCGCGTTGGGGCCCCGGCGGGCAGAACCGATCCCCGGGCCGTTGCGGGCCCCGACCACCGTCGACTTGCCCTCCGGGTTGAACCGGTTGCGGTTCTTCCCCGACGGGTTCAGCTTGACGTCTGCCGCCGTGCCGGCGAGCGGGTAGAAGTCGCCGAAGTCTCCCTGCTGCACCTGGCACTCGAGGCACCGCATCCACACTTTCCAGAACGCGCCGTGGTCGCCGACGCAGTGGTAGAGCACGCCGCTGTCCTTGAGCGTGTCTGCCCGGGGGGGCCACTTCTTGTCGAGCCAACGTGTCTCCACGGACAACTGGTAGTCCTCGAACTCTTCAAGCGACGTTAATCCGCCGTAGACCTGGCCGCTGATGTGCAGCACCGTCTCGCCGTCGATCTGGCGGGTGGTGAAGACCTTCAGCGGGTCGTTCCCCAGCCCGAGAGGCTTGCCGGTGCGGCAGTTCTCTGACTTGCCCTGCCACTCGATCGGCGTCGAGACGTGCGGGATGCCCATGTACAGCTCCCACTGGGACAGCTCCGGGTCCAGCAGCTCCCGCCACGGGGCGTCTTCCCCGAGAGCCAATGGCGCAGAAACGCAAGTGGTCGCTAGCAGCAGCAAGATTCGGAGTCGCATGGTCAAGATGAGCACCAACTGGGAGGGGGTGGAACGAGAGGGACAAGAAGCAGCAAGAAAGAGCCGTATCCGGCCGAAGACGCGGGGATAAGTCTGAACCAAACCCACTCTGATAGCAAGTTGGCGGCGCCGCGACCGCGTGGTTCGGGACGGGGCTTGGTTGAGGCCTTCGAATGCGGCCCCCCTGTGGGGTACGATGCGGGGCCTGCCCCGTGCTTCCCACCCCTACCTACGGCTTCCATGGCGCTCGTTCAGCTCAACAATATCTCTATCGGTTTCCGCGGCCCCACGCTGCTGGACGACGTCACCTGCCGCATCGAGCCGGGCCAACGCATCGGGCTGGTCGGCCGCAACGGCGCCGGCAAGACCACGCTGATGAAGCTGCTGTCGGGCGCCCTGACCCCCGACCACGGCGAGCGCTGGGTCGGCCCCGGGGTGCGGGTCGCCCAGCTCCCCCAGAACGTGCCCGAAGGGCTGGCCGGCACGATCGCCGACGTGGTGTCTCAGGCGGCCCACGACCCGCACGACGCCGAGGCGTGGCGCTCCGACCACCGCGTTGAGCGTCTGCTAACCCAGATGTCCCTCGACGGCGACCGCCAGGTCGCCCAGCTCTCCTCCGGCATGAAACGCCGCGTGCTGCTGGCGCAGACCATTATCTCCGAGCCCGACGTGCTGCTGCTGGACGAGCCGACCAACCACCTCGACCTAGAAGCCATCGACTGGCTCGAAAACTTCTTGCTGCGCTGGCCGGCGACGCTGCTGTTTGTGACCCACGACCGGGCGTTCCTGCAGAACCTGGCGACCCGCATCCTGGAGATCGACCGCGGCCGGCTGTTCGACTGGTCGTGCGACTACCCGACGTTCTTGGAGCGGAAAGAAGCGGCGCTCGAGGCAGAAGAGAAGCAGAACGCGCTATTCGACAAGCGGCTGGCCGAAGAAGAGGTGTGGCTCCGCCGCGGGGTCAAGGCGCGGCGTGCGCGTAACGAGGGACGCGTGCGGGCGCTGATGCAGATGCGCGACGAGCGCAGCCAGCGCCGCGCCAAGGTCGGCACCGCCCGCATCGAGGCGCCCAGCGGCGCGGCGAGCGGCGCCCTGGTGGCCAAGGTGGAGGGCGTCTCGTTCGCCTTCCCCAACCGCACAATCGTCGACGACTTTTCAACCACCATTATGCGGGGCGACAAGATCGGCCTGATCGGGCCCAACGGCGCGGGCAAGACCACGCTGCTCAAGCTGCTGCTGGGGCAGCTCAAGCCGCAGTCCGGCTCGGTGAAGCTGGGCACCAAGCTCCAGGTCGCCTACTTCGACCAGCTCCGGCAGACGCTCGACGAGAACGCCACCGTGCAGGACAACCTGGGCGCGGGGGGCGAGACGCTCACCATCGACGGCAAGCCGCGGCACGTGCTCTCCTACCTGCAAGACTTTCTGTTCTCTCCGGAGCGTTCCCGCACCCTGGTGAAGGTGCTCTCTGGGGGCGAGCGCAACCGCTTGTTGCTGGCGCGGCTCTTCTCGAAGCCGGCCAACGTGCTGGTGATGGACGAACCAACCAACGACCTCGACATCGAAACGCTGGAGCTGCTGGAGTCGCGGCTGGTGGAGTTCGAGGGGACGCTGCTGCTGGTGAGCCACGACCGGGCGTTCCTGAACAACGTGGTCGCCAGCACGATGGTGTTCGAGCCCGAGGGGGTGTGCGAGTACGTGGGGGGCTACGACGACTGGGTCCGCCAACGCAAGCAGAAGCCCGCCGCGCCCGCCGAACCCGCCGCCAAAAAGACCGCCAAGGCGCCCGCCGCCCCGGCGCCGAAGAAGCAGAAGCTTTCCTACCAGGACCAACGCGACCTCCAGCGGCTGCCGGCGCGGATCGAGAAGCTCGAGGCCGAGATCGCCAAGCTGCACGAAGCGATGGCCGAGCCCGGCTTCTACCAGCAGCCCTCCGCAGAAATAGCCGCCGCACAGGCCGACCTGTCGAAGCTAGACGCCGAGCTGGCCGGCGTTTACCAGCGCTGGGAAGCGCTCGAAATGCTCGCCAACACGTAGGCCGGAACAAACGAGCGGAGCGAGCGTGGTTCCGGCAGGCCCCCAGAGCAGGCGGGCAGGCCCCCGGAGCAGGCTGCGCTATGGAATCAAACGACCCCGCTGCACGCCGGAACGGCGCCCGCTTGCGCGGGCTTGTTCCGGCCTACGGGCCTTTTGTCTGGTAAGATAGTGGGGCTGCTGTTGACGCTGAACGCCGCGATCTCCGGGAACACTACTTATGAGACTTGCTCTTCTTCGCTGTTTGACGCTCTCAGGCGTGGTTGCTCTGGCGCTTCCAAGCACGGCCGCCGAGCCTGCGCGTCCTAACATCGTGTACATCTTCGCGGACGACATGGGTTGGGGCGAAGGCCAGTTCAACAACGCCGACTCGCCGATCAAGACACCCAACCTCAACGCCCTGGCCGCCAGCGGCGTGAACTTCACCCGCCACTACTCGGCCACCGTCTGCTCGCCGAGCCGCAGCATGCTGATGACCGGCCTGCACACCGGCCACGGGTCGAACGACCGCAACGCCAACATCGGCGCGGGCCTGCTGCCGGAAGAAAAAACCGTGGCCGACGTGCTTAAGTCTGCCGGCTACGCCACCAGCATCTTCGGCAAGTGGGGCTGGGGGGGCTCAGGCGGGAGCGGCGAGCTGCGTCCCAACCCCACCATCGAGCGCGCCGCTACGCTGCCGCAAAACAAGGGGTTCGACGAGTTCTACGGCTACCTCAACCACGGCCGGGCCCATTCCTATCAGGTCGATTCGCTCTGGACGACTGTCGAGCCCGCGGACGACGACAACGACGGCGTGGATGAGATCGGCGAGAAATACCAGCCCCAATCGGACCACGGGCTGTGGCTCGAGAAGACCGGCAACAACCCGGCCAACCTGCACGCGGCGTACACGCACGACATCGTGGGCCTGAAGAGCGAGGCGTACGTCCGCGACCACGCCGGCAAGGCCGAGCCGTTCTACATGCAGGTGAACTACACGATCCCCCACTTCGACCTCGACGAGATCGCTGCGGTCGGTCCGCTGCTGAACCTCGAGGGAGAAGAGATTGCTCCGGCCGGCCTGGGCGCCTACGCCAACGCCGCGGGCATGAACGAGAAGGAACAGAAGCACGCCGCCATGGTGTCGCGGATGGACGCCAGCATCGGCTCGCTCGTCGCGCGGCTCAGCGATCCAGACGGCGACGGCGACACGTCGGATTCCATCCTGGAGAACACGGTCGTCATTTTCTCCTCGGACAACGGCCCCACCCCCGAGGACGGCCTGGGGAGAGAGGGGCTGTTGAACCTCGACCTCACCGCCGGCCTGCGCGGGGGCAAGCGTGACTTGTTCGAGGGGGGGATCCGATCGCCGCTGATTGTGCGTTGGGACGCGGAGCTGGGGCCCGATGAGCGCGGCAAGACCAACGCCACGCCGACCGACCTGTGCGACTTTATGGCTACCGCCGCGGAGCTGGCCGGGGCCGACGCGCCGGCCGGCATCGACGGCGTGTCGCTTGCCAGCACGCTTACCGGCCGTGGGGCGCCGCGTCCGAAGAAGATGATCGTCTCAGAGAACTTTGAGAGGAGCCAGACCGGCAACCCGACCGCCAGTTGGACGATCATCCGCGGCGACCAGAAGCTGATTAAGCTCCGCGACGGCGAGTTTCGGCTGTACGACCTGGCGACCGACCCGACCGAGTCGAAAGCGATCGATCTGACCGACCCGACCAAGAACGCGCAGAAGAAGGTGCTCGAGCGGGCCGCGCTGCTGCAGGGCGTCGGCGAAGACGACGACTGGTACGTCGCCAACCCCGCTTGGGCCGGCCCGGACCTGCGGCACCTGACGCCGGGCGACTACAACCTCGACGGCGCCGTCGACGCGGCCGACTACACCGTGTGGCGCGACACGCTGGGTCAGAAGGTCCCCCCCTACACCGGCGCCGACGGCAACGGCGACGGCGTAGTGGACCAGGCCGACTCCGAGGTGTGGAAGCAAGCGAGGTAGTGGGGTGTGATGGAGCGCAGCGGAATCGCACCTTGGATGTAGCAATCTAAACAGCGGTAACGCCTACGGGAGTTGCGAAGCGCCCGACAGGCCCTAGTTCGCGCGACGTCGCTAGCGATCCGCTGATGCGGTCCGTTGCTGACCAGACTTTTCGCCAGGGCGAGGCAAGGTGCGACTACGCTTCGCTTCATCGCACCCTACGCGACGAGCCCCCTCAGCGTACGCAGGTTGATCACGTCGAGGTCTTCGCCGTCTTCTTCCCCCTTGGGCGTTTCGAGGTACATCGGCGTCTTCTTGAACCGGCGGTCGTTCAGGAGCAGCCGGAAGGGCTCTAGGCCCAGCTCGCCCCGGCCGATGTGGGCGTGGCGGTCGACGCGCGAGCCGAGCGGCTTGAGGCTGTCGTTTAGATGCAGCGCCTTAAGCTTGTCGTGGCCGATCAGCTTGCCGAACCGGGTCATCGTGGCGCGGTAGCTCTTGGGGTCGCCGATCGCGTAGCCGGCCGCGAACACGTGGCAGGTGTCGAGGCACACCCCCAGCCGGTCGGGGTCGGCCGAGGCGTCGATCATGCCGGCCAGTTGCTCGAACGTGCAGCCGAGGCAGCTCCCCTGCCCCGCCGTGGTCTCCAGCAGAAGCTGGCTCTTGCACCCGGGCGCCTGGCCGTGGACCTCGTCGAGCGCCGCGGCCACGCGCGCGATCCCTTCTGCTTCCGAGCTGGTGGTGTAGGCGCCCGGGTGGACCACCACGTACGGCACGCCGAGTTGCTCGGCCCGCAGCAGCTCGACGATCATCGCGTCGATCGACTTGGTCCACAGCTCCTGGGCCGGCGAGGCCAGGTTGATCAGGTACGAGGCGTGCGAGATCGGGTGGCCGATCTGCTGCTCTGCCATCGCCGCGGCGAACCGCCGGACGTCGTCTTCGACGATCGGCTTGGCCCGCCACTGGTTGTTGTTCTTGGTGAAAAGCTGCACGCACTGGCAGCCCGCCTTAGCTGCGGCGTCGACGGCCTTGTAGTAGCCGCCAGCGATCGACATGTGGGCGCCTAAGATAGCCATGCGTGGGAGGGTAGTGGCGCAGGGTTGAGGGGGATAGGGGTGGGGTTTAGACTTTGGCGAAGTAAAGCAGTGATTGTCGCCGCGCCGACCGTAGGTCGGCTGCTGCTGGGCGGGTTTTGTCCTCTTGTAGATGTATCCTATGCAACGCACTTTGATTCTGTTGAAGCCCGACTGTGTTCAGCGCCGCTTGATGGGGCGGATGATCACCCGTTTTGAGGAAAAGGGGCTCAACTTCGTGGCGATGAAGCTGATCCGCATCACGCCGGAACTCGCCAAGCAGCACTACGCGGAGCACGTCTCCAAGGGCTGGTACCCGACGCTCGAATCGTTCGTCACCGGCGGCCCCGTGCTGGCCGCGGTGGTCGAGGGGCTTGAGGCGATCCAGGTGGTCCGCGACATGCTGGGTGCCACCAGCGGCCTGAAGGCCGCGCCGGGCACCATCCGCGGCGACTTCTCCAGCAGCCAGCAGATGAACCTGGTGCACGGCTCCGACGGCCCCGATGCGGCCAAGCGCGAGATCGCCCTGTACTTCAAGCCGGAAGAGCTGATCGAAGACGCGCCGACGCTCACCAAGTGGCTCCGCGCCGCGGACGAGTAAGCGGGAAGAGAAATGGAACCGCCGATCGGCGGTTCCAGCTAGTGTTCTTCTCTGTGCGCTCCGTCGCTCGGTGGTTAACCCGTCGAGCTCCCCGCCGGCTCCAGGTTGTAGCGCTTGATCTTGCGGTCGAGCGTCGACCGCTCGATCCCCAGGATCGACGCGGTGCGGCTCTTGTTCCACTCGTTGGCGTGCAGCGTGGCGCGGATGTGGTCGGCCTCGACGTCGGCCAGCGACCGCTCGCGGTACCCGCCGGCCGAGGGCGCCATCTTGCCCTCGGTGTCGCCGGACGTTTTTAGCGTTGAGAGCACCAGGTCTTCTTGGTCGATGTAGTCGCCGCGGCACAGCACCACCGCGCGCTCGATGACGTTCTTCATCTCGCGGACGTTCCCGGGCCAGCGGTAACGCAGCATCTGCTCCATCGCCCGCGGGCTGAATCCCTTGACCTTGCGGCCCGTCTCTTGCACGAAGCGGCGGAGGAAGTGCTCGGCCAGCAGCGGGATGTCGTCGGGGCGCTTGCGGAGGCCCGGCACCACGATCTCCAGCACGTGCAGCCGGAAGTAGAGGTCGCGGCGGAAGCGGCCCTCGGCGACCTCCTGCTCGAGGTCGCGGTTGGTGGCGGCGATCACACGCACGTCGACCTGCACGGCCTGGGCGCCGCCGACGCGCTCGAACGGGTGCCCCTCCAGCACGCGGAGGAACTTGGCCTGGATGGTGGGGCTCATCTCGCCGATCTCGTCGAGCATCAGCGTCCCCTTGTTGGCCGCCTCGAACTTGCCGACCTTCCGGTCGGTGGCGCCGGTGAAGGCGCCCTTCTCGTGGCCAAACAGCTCGCTCTCGAGCAGCGATTCGCTGAGCGCCGCGCAGTTCAGGCACACGAACGGGCCTTTGCGCCGCGGGCTGCTGTAGTGCACGGCCCGGGCCACCAGCTCTTTGCCCACGCCGCTCTCGCCGCGGATGAGCACGGTCGCCCGGCTCGGCGCGGCGCGGGCGATCTCTTGCTCCACGCGCCGCGTCGCGTCGCTGCCGCCGACGATCTCGCTCTGCACCTCCAGGCGTTGGCGCAGCTCAACGTTCTCGTCGCGCACCTGGTTGAGGTTCTCGGCCAGCAGTTGGCGTTGGTTCAGGTTCTCCAGCGCCACCGCCACGGTGTCCGCCACCGCGATCGAGAACTCCAGGTCGTCCGGGTCGACCAGCCGCTCCGGGTTCGTGCTGTAGAGGTGCACCAGGCCCAGCACCTGGTCCTGATGGCGGATCGGCACGCACAGCACGCTGGCGGCTAGCAGGTCGCCGCTGCTGTCGCGGGCGCCCAAGCGGCTGTCTTCCATCACGTTCCGGGCCAGCACCCCCTGGCCGTCTCGCATCACGGTGCCCGCCAGGAACGGCGAGACGCGTTGGTAGCTGTGGGAAGAGTCGCTGCGGCTGGCGATCACCTCAAGCTTGTCGCTGGTGCGGGCGCCGGTTGAGTCGCGCTCGCGCAGCAGCACGCCGCCGGCGTCGATGTGCGTGCTCTCGAACAACCCGGTCAGCGCCGTGCCGGCCAGCGTCACCACGTCTCCGGCCTTGGCCAGCTCGAAGGCGATCCGGCAGAGCGCCGCGGCCGCTCGGCCGACGTGGGGCACCGAGTCCCCCTCGGGCTCCGGCGCGGCGTCGGCCGGGTCGAGGTACCTGCTCTGGCGCCGGCGGTGGGTGATCTTGGTCGGCTCGACCGGGTCGAGCACGCTGTCCAGCACGCTCTCGGCGTCTTCGGACGCTACCCCCTCGGTGACCGGGCGCGACGACCGCAGCACCCCCCCCGTGTCGGGGAAGGCCTGCGACAGGTTGTCGACAAACGCCAGGTGCGTGTTGCCCACCCGCACGATCTCGCCGGGGGTGAGCTCGTAGTCGGAGGTGACCCGCTCGCCGTTCACGGTGACGCCGTTGCGGCTGTCGAGGTCGCGGAGCATCCACCGCCCCTGCGACTGGAACACCTCCGCGTGATTGCGGCTGGCGCGTTCGTCTTTGACGACAATAACGTTCGTAGGGGCCCGCCCGATGGTGACCGATTCGCCATCGACCAGACGGAACACGTCCGTCCACTTGGCGCCTTCGCGGATCACCAAATACGCGGTCATGGGCGTCCGAGGGAATCTTTGGGCTGACGGGTTGCGAACAAGCTGGCCGCGGACCGAGCGGGGTAGGCCCCCTTGCTCAGGGCCCCCCCAGCCGGGGCCCTGCCGGGGCCCCTTTCATCGGGCCAGAGACGTTAGATCTCTGCCAGCCCGAAAAAAGGCCCCGAAATGGCCTCGACTCGCGGAGTATGGCAATGCGAAAACAATTGAACCGACACGACTTAGCAACTATTCTACATCAGAAGCTCCCCGTTCTACACCAGAAGTCGCAGCGGCGATGCGCCGTGCTGCTTTGGCCATTTTCACGCTGATTGCCGCCCTTAAGGACTTGATCGCGATGCGACGCCCCGGGTCACTCATTGTACGCCGCTTGCCGGCGCGTTGGATTTTCCTGGCCGCATTCGCCCTGGGCGCCGCCGCCCTGTCGGCGGACTGGGCCGCGGCCGGCGGGCTGATCCGCGGGGGCGCCGTCGGAGGGATCTTGATCGACGCAGACGGCGTCGTCTCGACCCCCGAGGTCGGCGACGCCGCCCAACTGCTGGCCGCTTGGCAGAGCGGCCTCGCGGCCGTGCCGGCCGAGCTGGCCCCCTACACCGACCTGCGGTTCGTCTCGCTCAAGGGCCTAGAGCAGCAGATCGCCGAATGCCGCGAGGCGGGCCGCCCGCTGCCGGACGCGGTGCGCTACTGCGCCGGGCTGCTGCGGGTGAAGTACGTGCTGGTCTACCCAGAGCGTAACGACATCGTGCTGGCCGGCCCCGCCGAGGGGTGGAAGGTCGACCGGCTGGGCAACACCGTCGGCGAA from Pirellulimonas nuda includes:
- a CDS encoding sigma 54-interacting transcriptional regulator yields the protein MTAYLVIREGAKWTDVFRLVDGESVTIGRAPTNVIVVKDERASRNHAEVFQSQGRWMLRDLDSRNGVTVNGERVTSDYELTPGEIVRVGNTHLAFVDNLSQAFPDTGGVLRSSRPVTEGVASEDAESVLDSVLDPVEPTKITHRRRQSRYLDPADAAPEPEGDSVPHVGRAAAALCRIAFELAKAGDVVTLAGTALTGLFESTHIDAGGVLLRERDSTGARTSDKLEVIASRSDSSHSYQRVSPFLAGTVMRDGQGVLARNVMEDSRLGARDSSGDLLAASVLCVPIRHQDQVLGLVHLYSTNPERLVDPDDLEFSIAVADTVAVALENLNQRQLLAENLNQVRDENVELRQRLEVQSEIVGGSDATRRVEQEIARAAPSRATVLIRGESGVGKELVARAVHYSSPRRKGPFVCLNCAALSESLLESELFGHEKGAFTGATDRKVGKFEAANKGTLMLDEIGEMSPTIQAKFLRVLEGHPFERVGGAQAVQVDVRVIAATNRDLEQEVAEGRFRRDLYFRLHVLEIVVPGLRKRPDDIPLLAEHFLRRFVQETGRKVKGFSPRAMEQMLRYRWPGNVREMKNVIERAVVLCRGDYIDQEDLVLSTLKTSGDTEGKMAPSAGGYRERSLADVEADHIRATLHANEWNKSRTASILGIERSTLDRKIKRYNLEPAGSSTG